The Mobula hypostoma chromosome 1, sMobHyp1.1, whole genome shotgun sequence genome includes the window CTAAAAAAACTGGATAGAATGGatccagagaggatgtttccaatagtggcagagtctaggacctgtgggcacaacctcagaatacaaggacatccatttagaacagagatgcaggtgaatttctttagccgagaacgtggtgaatctgtggaattcattgccagagatggccaagtcactgggtatatttaaagtaaaggTTGAAAGACtctggattagtaagggtgttaaagattatgggctcaaggcaagaaaatgaagctgagaaggaaaataaatcatctGTGATAGAATGGCAGTAATACTTGACGGGACGAACAGCCtcatctgctcccatgtcttatagaCTTTGACATGAACTCGAACAGTTATGGCACCCAAGACTACGAACCAGAGGCTGAAATTAGGCAAAACAGCTCTTTTGCGAACGGGACAACCCATAATATTGAACCTTCTATTCAGATTAACCATACATGATTCCTATACCTTGAGTAGTACATTATGTGGTAAACCTTGAAAAATTAAAGAGCATCAACTCGGGTTAACACGCAGTAGCATCAGATTCCGTGTAATTTCAGGAACTTTACGATAATTAACGAGGTTTAACACTCGAGCACAAGTCACCAAAGGCCAAGACCGGTTGAAATCGCCCCCACCCAGCCGAAGGAGAAAAAACTGTGATTCCTTGCACCTTCAATAACTGGCTCGAGGTCCGGGACACAAGGATCGGACTCGGGATGAACACCGGGGTGAGCCAGGCCCCAGGCAGTGGGCCGAAGAGCCAATCCCCGGGGCACCCAGTTATGGTCCCCGTTTCAATCAACACCCGACTGGTTTCCAGCACTAAGAGAAACCGAGGCTCGGTTCTTTAGGAGCCTGAAACGGAACGGCAATAACAtttacccctccctcacccttcaGTCCGCCAGGAAGACCCGAACATTTACCGAGACACCGCGAAGACCCACGGGTCCCTCGTCCTCAAGATGCGGCCAGATTGCTGACCCGGAAGCGCAGAAACAAGTTCCGCCCGGTTACCAGTCAACTGCGGTGGGGCTGTGCGGAAAGTGACGCgtagagggaggtgagggagtgtagggggagggaggtgagggagtgtagggggaggaggtgagggtgtggggggaggtggtgagggagtgtagagggggagggagtgaggcagtgtagggaggtgagggagagtaGGGGAGGGAGATGAGGGAGTAGAGGGGGTGAGGTGAGTGAATGGAGGGAGTGGGGTGGTGTGAGGCAAGTGGGGGAGAGGGTCAgggagtggaggggtgaggggtgggggagagggtgaggggtggggagtaGGACAGAGGGGGGAGTGGATGAGGTGGGGGGAGCAGATGGGAAAGGGGTTGAGGGAGGCAGGTGGTAAATAGAGCTGATCAGGGAGGTCACTTAAGGTAAACATTCAGAGCTGGGCAATGGCAGAGCAGGGTATACTAAGGGTTATTATTGGCCTGTACTGGCTGGTGGGAAGATTCTTGCAGACACAGACTGGTTGTAGTGAGGGTTATTGTCTAGAAGGTGATCACTGTTGCTCAGAGAGAGGTTGGGATGGGGGAAATTGTGAGTGACCTCATATTGAAACATAGGCAGGGCCCTTCATTCCATATTTGTAAGTTAATGCAAACAGACTATTCTCATCTGCTGTTCACGGTGGGATCATTTTCTCCCCTTCACAGCCTCTAGCCTGATGGTGCTCCAACTCAACCCCACACTTCCCGCTTCTGTCTAAATCTTGATGAgtgccttggcccaaaacgtcaccaGTTCTTTTCCCAACTCAtctcattgagttcctccagcagttggtttgttgctctggattccagcatatAGAGTCTCTTGTATCCTTGAGGTGCTTCTGTGGATTGTTGTACCAGCATTCACCCAATGGAACTGAAACGAATAACTGAGTTTTGAAACAGAAATAAAGGCAAAAGTGATGGAAATGCTCTGCAGGTTAGCCGTCAATTAGGTGACTCTTCATCCCCTTatgcaaaaataattttttttggcAGTTAGGTTTTGGGGACCATAGAGCAAATGATACCCTGCAGTTCAGGTTCCCACTGAAGACTACTGGATAGCATATCTCCTGTAGTCCCCAAAGCCTAACTGCCCTTGTTGACTCACTGGGAATGTAGGTTCTTAGCAGTAACCTGTGGATAGTGGGTCCCAGACAGaatagtagaggaggcagtgAACAGGAGGGCTCATTTTGGGCCAATGTCCAATAATCTCAGACTCTGAGTATTAGACTAGATATGATGTTTAAGGTACAGCGCATGAAGAGGTCCAAGAATTTGACTGAGTGCCGTAACAAATTAGGAAAAGAGAGAAACGAgaactggacaaaatgggatatataagatacaaaataaaatcacaaatgagaaaaatctgcagatgctggaaatctaaacaacacacacaaaatgctggaggaactcagtcctgccaaaggatcttggcccgaaacgtcaactgtacttttttccatagatgctgcctggtctgcagagttcctccagcattttgtgtgtgttacaaaatAATGGTTTAGACTTGGCAGAATTGCAGCTAAACCAAAGAAGCTCCCTTTGAAAAAAACGTTGATGGCATATAGAGAGTACAGAACAGTCATGATTCACTTAAAGACCCTTTCATTAGGGTATGAAACAAATGATGATCCAGTTTAGTTGGGTAGTCCTGCAAATTCAGTCCAAGTCTTGTGCCGAATGAGAGCAGGACAGTATTTCAGTAGTGGGAACAGTGACTGCAGCAGTAAGGACAGGAACCACAGAGTCTATTACCCATGCCACCCCGGCTTGAGCTCACATCCCCCTTTGGCTAAATACCCTGTTTGCTTTAATTATGAGTTAGAAGGGCCTGTGCtgcactcaataaataaataaaaattagacTGCCAGAGTAAGATCTCAACAACTTCTGTATCCTTTCGGCTGTATACTATGTGTTTTGTTGAATGATGTGTAGTCTGTCTATAAAAACTAATATACAGATGACTGATTCCATACTGTTGTTATAAGAAGTGTTTACGTATTTCTGGATCTCATCCGGTTTCTTTATTATAAAGGGGTACATTGTAAAGGTTATTAAAGGATGTTTATTGTGtttagaacagttattacccctcaaccatcaggttcttaaaccagagagaataacttcacttacctcatcactgagctgtttccacaacctatggactcttcatctcatgttctcaatatttattgcttatttattaattattattatttctttttgtatttgcacagtctgttgtcttttgcatattggttgtttgactGTCTTGTTGGGggcggcctttcattgattctattgggtttcttgtatttactgcaagaaaatgaatctcagggttgtatatggtgacatgtatgtaccttgataataaatttacatgatGAGTTTACGGCGTGTCACTCTTTAAAGGTGCTCACATAGAGGTATTGTCTGCATACAGTACTTTGGCTGACATTGAATCCAGAGTGAAGGTGAAGCTAGTTCAACAGCTTCTCAATAGTGCTCCAGAATAGTTCCTGTTAACTGGAAGTTTGTTGGAGGTGAAGTGCAGTACTCAGGCAAAAGAGAATGAAAAAGGGTCTCAGAGAAATGATTGAGTTTTGCTTCAGACTGGTATGCTCCGAGATTGGCTCTGCTGAAGAGCTGTTGGTTCATAAAGCAAACACAGATGATGAAATTCATCATCACTTTCAATGTGCCAGCTTTTAGTAATCTGACACAAAGTGTATTCAAGTCATCAAATTGGGCACAAAACTCACCATCTACCAGGCTATAATAATCCTCGCATTCCTATATGCATCTGAACATTACACTACCAAAAATATTTATCTCAAAGATTCTACCCCTGTTGGCACAAAATTCTTCAAATCCACTTGCAGGATAAGAAAATCAATATCAATGTAGTTTTTTGGACCAATGCCCTAGCATTGGTTCAAATCATTCTCAGGCATGCCTAATACCAAATGGATAGTCTGTTATCAAGTTCTGTCAAAGAGTAGACAggaaaagatttatttaagaatCTGAAAGCCTCTTTGAAAACATAAGACATCATTGTAGGTTCTGAGAATGCCTAGCATAAAAGTGGAGAACTATAAGGCTATGTGTTGACAGCAGGCACACGTAACTATAAGGCTATGTGTTGACAGCAGGCACACGTGGTGGAAGGAGCATAATAGAGCCCACCCCGTGCACTCCTGACCCACTGCAGCAGTGTCTGTGGTTCACACATTGGCTCCATCAGTCATGTCTGAACTCACAGAAATGGAGTGAaagtaaactcaagagattccaTGGATgccgtgggctaagcacacacccctgaggtgccccagtgttgatcatccacgaggaggagatgttatcaccaatctgcacagattatggtcttctggttcaACTCCTCagtcagggatccaattgcagagggaggaacagaggcccaggttctgcaatttctcaatcaggattgtgggaatgatggtattaaatgctgagctgtagtcgatgaacagcatcctggggtaggtatttgtgttgtccaggtggtctaaagctgtgtggagagccattgagattgcatctgtcattgagctattatggcgataggcaaattgcgatGGGTCCCGGTCCTTGCGGAGGCTGGAATTCAGTCTAGtcttgaccaatctctcaaagcatttcatcactgtcgatatgagtactactggatgataatcattaaGGCTGCCCACATTCTTCtacttaggcactggtataattgttgcctttttgaagcaagtgggaacttccgcagagaggttgaaaatgtcctcgaatactcccgctagttggttggcacagggtttcagagccttaccaagaactccatcaggaccttctgccttgcgagagttcactctctttaaagacagcctaacatcgacctctgagacagtgatcacagggtcatcaggtgtagcagggatcctcacagctgtagttgcgttctccctttcaaagtttgtatagaaggcgttgaggttatctggtaatgaagcatcgatgccattcatgctattgggtttcgcttcgtaggaagtaatgttttgcagaccctgccagagttgccgtgcatccgatgtcatctccaacctcattcaaaattttCTCTTCGTCCCTGAAATAGccttccgcaaatcatacctggatttctggtacaggcctgggttgccagacttgaatgccacagatctggccttcagcagatgacgtacctcctgattcatccacagcttttggtttgggaatgtacagtaagtctttgtaggcacacactcatccacacaagaTTTAATACTCATCCAGggttgaagatgaatccctgaatacagtccagtccaccgattcaaagcagtcctgtaggagctcctgtgcttcccttgtccatactttcttggtcctcaTTACTGGtgttgcagtcttcagtctctgccttttctcagggagtaggagtacagccaggtgatcagacttcccgaagtgagggtgtgaaatagtacggtaggcattcttgatgataGTGTAGTAGTGGTCCAGTGTTTAGTTCCTCTCGTATTGCAAGTAATCTGTTgctggtaattgcttagtgatattttcagactggcctggttaaaatctccccaaACGATGTGAAGGCGTTAGgatgcgctgtttcgtgcatgttggtcccattactcagatcacctaaagcctgcttgacattggcctgaggtggaatgtaaactgcttaATGTGAGAAAGTAAATTAACAGTACAAAATAGCATACATTCAGTTAACTACATTAATCGCAATTTATTCGTACACTCTCCCACTTGATGATCCGAGGCGGTAGTGGTGGAAAGAGAGAAAGCTggacgaagggtcctgacgatcggtcctgacgaagggtctcggcctgaaacgtcgactgcgcctcttcctatagatgctgcctggcctgctgcgttcaccagcaactttgatgtatgttgcttgaatttccagcatctgcagaattcctgttgtttgcgttaaaaaaaaagctggatCCCGTTCCACCAAATGGCCTGAATGGGAGGGGGCGGAGCTACTGCTGTAAACTAACCCGTGGTTGGTGATTACCGGTAGCCAATGCTGTGGTGGCGTGCTTGGAGGCAGCGGGAGCATGGCGGCGTTGGGTCTGGTTTTGCGGTTTGGTGCCGGTTTTACAGGGAGAACGACGACGGCGGGATGTGCGTACTCAGCCGCCAGATCCTTCTGTGTTATCAGTGGCAACAAAAACCGCTCTATTCACCGGCTCCTGGACAGAGGGCGGTCGGAGGGTTTGGGAAGGCCCCAAGTCGCAACCAGCCGCATTGGTGCCCAGGTAAAAGAGGTTAGAAAGGAGTCCTGGTCACGGTTCCGTTTTGGGTCTCACTCAGCACCCGTTAACACCCGGTGAACCATTGGTCTTTGGAGGTTACAATCAACATTTGGCATAGTTGACGATGTATATTTGTAGGTTAGAACACAGCGTGCTGAGCATTTATCTGAATCATTCTAGTTACATATTGGCGCAAATTACATGTCTTATGCCTGTCACCACCTTTCGTCTTGTTCATCTTTGTGCGTCTTAATGTTGactacattttcttttttttgtcacTGCTTTGTGTAGCTGGGTGGTACTCTTGTTATCTGTCTCCATCCTTATGCATAGTTATCGAGACTTACAGCACCGAATTTGGCTCTTTAACCCAGTGTATCAGTGCCAATCGTTGTTCTCATCCATCCTAATTCAGTTTCCTGCATTTGGTCAAAGCCTTTCTGTGTGACGTTTACACACTGCATTTGTGGGGGAAACGATTTTGATTATCTGCCTTGA containing:
- the tmem70 gene encoding uncharacterized protein tmem70 isoform X2: MAALGLVLRFGAGFTGRTTTAGCAYSAARSFCVISGNKNRSIHRLLDRGRSEGLGRPQVATSRIGAQVNLTCSQHFGSDGSTGEERLIYTGNLAKAVFSKGCEVLLLLHQHF